A window of Caldisalinibacter kiritimatiensis contains these coding sequences:
- a CDS encoding transposase produces the protein MSLISFEEIINFQQETKLEMILSQIDVSKIANKLRKSSNSKGPKGYEPTTMIYALIAMQVEKIQTIKDLVLNLKQNPILRYYCGFEVLGKVPSESTFSRFLDKLCETDELEKLFHELVLHAKELDIIDGEHVSIDSIKLDSYEAAKP, from the coding sequence TTTGAAGAAATTATAAATTTTCAACAAGAAACTAAATTAGAAATGATTTTATCTCAAATTGACGTTTCTAAGATAGCTAATAAACTTAGAAAATCTAGTAATTCAAAAGGCCCGAAGGGCTATGAGCCAACAACAATGATATATGCTCTAATTGCTATGCAAGTTGAAAAAATACAAACTATTAAAGATTTAGTTCTTAATCTAAAACAAAATCCAATCCTTAGATATTATTGTGGTTTTGAAGTGCTTGGAAAAGTACCTTCTGAATCTACATTTAGTAGATTTTTAGATAAATTATGTGAAACAGATGAACTTGAAAAACTTTTCCACGAGTTAGTACTTCACGCTAAAGAACTAGATATTATTGATGGTGAACATGTATCTATTGACTCAATAAAATTAGATTCTTATGAGGCTGCTAAGCCTA